The Gemmatimonadaceae bacterium genome includes the window TACACGGGCTTCGGCAACGTCGATCTCGTCATCGAGGCGGTGTTCGAGGATCTCGATCTCAAACATCGCGTCCTGCGCGAGGTCGAGCCGCTCATGCCCGCCGACGCGATCTACGCGTCGAACACGAGCACGATTCCGATCAGTCGCATCGCCGAGGCCTCGAAACGCCCCGAGCACGTGCTCGGAATGCACTTCTTTTCGCCCGTGCCGAAGATGCCGCTCCTCGAGGTGATCGCAACATCACGCACGACGAAAGAGGCGACGGTGACCGCGGTCGCCTACGGCAAGCAACTCGGGAAGACAGTGATCGTGGTCAACGATGGTCCCGGGTTCTACACGACGCGTACCCTCTCGGCCTACATGAACGAGGCGGGACGGCTACTCGACGAGGGCGCGGCAATCGACGCCATCGACAAGGCGCTCGTCGACTTCGGTTTTCCTGTCGGGCCAATCACGCTCCTCGACGAAGTCGGAATCGACGTGGGCGGAAAGGTCGGTCTCGTGCTCGCGGACGCGTTGGGCATTCGCATGACTCCTTCGGAGGCCATGCGACGCGTCGTCACCGCTGGCCGCATGGGACGAAAGGGACGCTCGGGCTTCTATAAGTACGACGACAAGGGAAAGAAGGGCGAGGTCGACAATTCGATCTATCAGATCATCGGCGCCGGCGCACGAGCGAGCGCCGGCCAGCATGTGACCATTCCGCCCGACGAAATCGTTCGTCGCTGCGTCCTCGCGATGGTGAACGAAGCGGCGCTCTGCCTTCAGGAAGGCATTCTTCGCAATGTGCGAGATGGCGACGTCGGCGCCGTGTTCGGAATTGGATTCCCGCCATTCCGCGGTGGGCCGTTCAGATATGTTGATACTCTTGGCGCCGCGACGATCGTGCGACAACTTCAAGAGTTGAACAACCGCTATCCTCCGCGCTTCGTGCCGGCAGACGTGCTCGTCGAACTGTCAAAGACGAGCGGGGCGTTCTATCCAACCGAAGGGCGGCCTGTAGCGTAAGAGGGGATAGGGGCTGGGGGCGTAGGGCTAAGCAATCGCAGCCCCTCGCCCCTTGTCCCTAGCCCCTAACTCCTCAGTCGTGTGACCCCCTCTTCCCCCCCAAGGTCTGTCTCTATGGATCGTAGCTCGGACGCGCAGATAGTCGAACGCGTGCTCCGGGGAGAGGCCGAGCTCTATGCCGAGCTCGTGGAGCGATATCGCGATCGGTACGCACGATATGCGCTGCACATGCTTGGCAACCGCGAGGATGCGGAGGAAGCGCTGCAGGATGCGTTCACCCGCGCCTACAGGTCGCTCGCCCGATGCGAGGATCCTGAACGATTTGGCGCGTGGCTGTTTCGCATTTTGGTAAATCGGTGCCGTACGGTTGGCGCCCGACGTGGTCGCCGCTCGCGCACCTTCGTCAGCGACGACCTCGCGCTCCACGAAGCGGCGGAAGAGCATCCCGCCGAGCGAAGCGCCTGGCGTGAGGAGATCGAGCGCGCCTTGAGCCAGCTGCGACCCGAACAGCGGGAAGCATTTCTGCTGAAGTACGTGGAGGAGCTGGGCTACGACGAGATGTCGCGACTGACGGGCGCTGGCGTATCCGCGCTCAAGATGCGGGTGATGCGGGCGTGCGACCGGTTACGCGAACTATTGAGTGACGTACGGAGCGATCGCGAGGTACGTGAGGAGCGCGGACGTCCTGAGGTGAATGATGCGAGGCAAGCCTGAAAACTGGATCCAGCGAGTCGTGGCGGAGCTGCGGCAGCCGGCGCGATTCGATGAAGAATTCGATCGACGCGTCATGACGGCAATTCGTGCCATGCCGCGACATCGCTATCGTGCCTGGACGCGCGCACTTCGTCCCCGAACGATCACCGTCAGCCCGCTGGTTTCCGGGATTGCCGCGGCACTGCTGCTCGCGCTGACGCTTTCGGTTGGCCACGCTATCGGAACGCTGCGCGCCTCGAGGGCCGCCGGAAGTCGGCTGGACGTGAGCGTTGATCGCTCGGGCAGTTCTCACGTAACGCCGCGGCGTGCGGTGCAATTCGTTCTTGTAGCGCCCACGGCGCGCAAGGTTCAGGTCGTTGGTGACTTCAATGATTGGGACACGACACACCCGGAGTTCAGTGCCCAACATCGAGGCGGCGGCGTGTGGTCCGTGACGGCCGCCGTTCCCGAGGGACATCACCGCTATTCCTTCGTCGTCGACGACAGCCTTTGGGTCGCGGACCCGACTGCGCCGCGCGCGCTCGATGACGACTTCGGGGTGCCCAACTCCGCGCTCGTCGTTGGAGGGGGAGACCTGACTCGGTGAGCTGGCCAGCGCGCGCCGGCAGCTTTGTGGTCGCCGCGTGCTGCGTCGTCCTGTTGGTCGCCCGCAGAGCTCCGGCGCAGCAACGCAGTGCTGATGTGCGTCTCTCGCGACTCGACTCGTCCACGCGCGTCGCCGTGGGCGCATTCGTCGACTCGGCGCGTAAGGTACGCCTGCCTACCGAGCCACTCGTCGACAAAGCACTCGAGGGCTCGCAGAAGGGTGCGGACGACGATCGAATCGTCACCGCCGTGCGCGGGCTCTTCGCCGAACTGCGTACCGCGAAAGGCGCCCTCGGCGCCGGTGCGAGCACCGATGAAATCAACGCGGGCGCAAACGCATTGCACGCCGGCTTGCCAATGACCAATCTTGCCCAACTGCGTGCCGCTTCGCAGCGCGCCGGGCGTGCGCGAGTCACATTGCCGCTCACGGTAGCGACGGACCTCGTCGCCCGCGGCGTGCCGGTGGGTGTTGCATCGGACGTGGTGCTCTCGCTCGCGAAGGCGGGACTTCGCGATGCCGACTTTACGATGTTCCAGCGGAATGTGAGGCTCGATATCGAGCGCGGAGCCGATGCAGCGACCGCGGCGCAGACGCGCGCTCGCGGCGCCGTCCTGCACGGGGGACGCGCGACATAGTGTGGCGCGTTGAGCGTGGCGGGTAGCGAGGCTACACTTCCTGTCTCCGATAGCCTCACGAGTCAATACGTGCGACACTCCCCCGCATCGCTCGGGACGACGAAAAAGGCACTCCTCTGGCTGTTAATCGTCGCCGCGTGCGCGCAGGCCTCCTCGCCCCCTAGCACGGCGCCATCCCGGAGCCGCTATCCGGGCAATCTCGCGCTCGCGAAACCGCTCACGCGCGCCGAGCGCACGAAGTTCACCGAGACGTCCTCCTACGCCGACGTCGTTCAATTTCTCGATTCACTTCGGCTGCTCGGCGCGAAAATTCACATCGGATCGATCGGCAAGACCACAGAAGGTCGTGACATTCCGTTCGTGATCGCCTCGCGGCCGCTCGTCACGACACCGATCGAGGCGAAGCGACTCCAGAGGCCGATCGTCTACGTGCAGGGCAACATCCACGCGGGCGAGGTCGAGGGTAAGGAGGCGCTCCAGTCGATTCTGCGCGATCTGCTCTTCGACGATCACGCGAACATTCTCGATTCGATCGTGCTCATCGCGGTTCCGATCTACAATGCGGACGGGAACGAGCGGTTCGCGTCGCAGGAGCGCAATCGCACCGAGCAGAACGGGCCTGCGCTCGTGGGAACACGCGCGAATGCCCAGGGGCTCGATCTGAATCGCGATTACGTGAAAGCCGAGGCGCCGGAAACGATCGCGTCACTTGCCATGTTCCGCGCGTGGGATCCAGACGTCTTCGTGGATTTGCACACGACGGACGGGAGTTATCACGGCTACGCGCTGACGTACGCGGCGACATTGAATCCCGCGGCCGTGTTTACGCTGGCGTACACGCGCGACACGATGCTGGTCGAGCTGCGCCTGCGGATGCGCGAGCGCCACGGCTTCGAGGTCTTCGATTACGGTAACTTTCCTCGCGAGCAGGGTGCACCGACCGCCTGGGAGACTTACGACGCGCGTCCGCGCTTCGGGACGAACTACTATGGCCTGCGGGGACGCATCTCCGTGCTGAGTGAGGCCTATTCGCACGATCCCTTCGAGCGCCGTGTCGCGTCGACGTACGATTTCGTGTCCGAGTTGCTTTCGTACGTCTCGGCCAACGCGGACGATATCGTTGATCTCGCTCGGCAGGCAGAGACGCGGACGACGGGCTGGGGAAACGATCCGCGCTCGGCGCCCTCGATTCCGATTCGCTCGACGATGGCGACGGTGCGGAGCGGACCGATTCGCGTGGAGGAAGTGCAGCGCGTCGGCGACACGGTGCGCTACGAGGCCGGACTGCCGCGCGGCGTTAGGCGGACCGGCGGCGTGCGCACGGTCGACATGCCCATCTACGATCGCTTCGCGCCCGCGCTGTCGGTGCCGATGCCCTACGCGTACACGTTTCCGCGTGAGGTTGGCGACTCGCTCCTCAAGCGGCTCGTTATGCACGGCATCGTCGTCGAGGAGCTGACGGAACCCGTCGAAGCGCGCGTCGCGACATTCACGGTGGACTCGACGAGCACCGCGGCGCAGCCATTCCAGAAACACCATGAGCGGCGCATCAGTGGAAGCTGGGGAACGCCGGCGACGCGTACACTGCCGGCGGGGAACATCGTCGTGCGGACCGGCCAGCCGCTCGGCGTACTCGCCACGTATCTCCTGGAGCCATCGAGCGACGACGGGTTCGTCGACTGGAACGTGCTGGACCCGTGGGCCAACGAACACACCTTTCCCGTGGTGCGCATCGTGCAGCCCGTCCAAGCTCGACTGCGTCCAACTCCTTGATGCTTCGTTCCGCGCTGCTGTATCTGTCGAATCAACCGCGCGTTTTTCGATTCGTGCGGAACAACGGGCTCGCCAAGCGTTTCGCGAATCGGTTCGTTGCCGGCGAGACGCTGGACACTGCGCTCGATGCCATACGCGTCTTGAACAGCCGCGGTATTCGTGCATCGCTCGATTTGCTCGGGGAGAGCGTCACGAACGAGCGTGAGGCCCGCGGTACGCGCGACGCGTACCTCGACATCCTCTCGCGCATCCACGCGCAACGCCTGGACGCAAATGTCTCCGTGAAGCTGACGGCGATGGGCCTCGACATCTCGGAGGACCTGTGCGTCAGCCACATGCACGAGGTGCTCGCCCGAGCGCAGGAGTGTGGGAGCTTTGTGCGCGTCGACATGGAGTCGACCGAATACACCGATCGCACGCTCCATCTGTTCGAGCACCGACTCTATCCGCACTATCGCAATCACGTCGGCATCGTGCTGCAGAGCTATCTCTATCGTACATTCACCGACACCGAATACGCGATCAAGCTCGGCTGTCGCGCGCGTCTGTGCAAAGGTGCGTACAAGGAGCCGGCGACCGTCGCCTATCCGGATAAGACCGATGTCGATACCAATTACGTGAAGTGCATGCACGCGTTGCTGCGGCATGGTAACTTCCCCGGCATCGCCACACACGATCCGGCGATCATCAACGAAGCCAAGCGGTTCGCGCGCGAGAACGATGTCGCGGCGAACCGCTTCGAGTTTCAGATGCTCTACGGTGTGCGGCGCGACCTGCAAGAGCGGCTCGTTAGGGAAGGCTATGGCATGCGGGTGTACGTCCCGTTTGGAACGCAATGGTATCCTTATCTGATGAGACGACTCGCCGAGCGCCCTGCCAACGTTGCGTTTATCACCGGTAACGTGCTCCGAGAGATGCTGCACCGAGGCAATCACCGTGACACTGCCTAACGAAATGGCGTCCGCGACGTCTTGATGGCTCGCTTTCAGTCGCCCG containing:
- a CDS encoding M14 family metallopeptidase, coding for MRHSPASLGTTKKALLWLLIVAACAQASSPPSTAPSRSRYPGNLALAKPLTRAERTKFTETSSYADVVQFLDSLRLLGAKIHIGSIGKTTEGRDIPFVIASRPLVTTPIEAKRLQRPIVYVQGNIHAGEVEGKEALQSILRDLLFDDHANILDSIVLIAVPIYNADGNERFASQERNRTEQNGPALVGTRANAQGLDLNRDYVKAEAPETIASLAMFRAWDPDVFVDLHTTDGSYHGYALTYAATLNPAAVFTLAYTRDTMLVELRLRMRERHGFEVFDYGNFPREQGAPTAWETYDARPRFGTNYYGLRGRISVLSEAYSHDPFERRVASTYDFVSELLSYVSANADDIVDLARQAETRTTGWGNDPRSAPSIPIRSTMATVRSGPIRVEEVQRVGDTVRYEAGLPRGVRRTGGVRTVDMPIYDRFAPALSVPMPYAYTFPREVGDSLLKRLVMHGIVVEELTEPVEARVATFTVDSTSTAAQPFQKHHERRISGSWGTPATRTLPAGNIVVRTGQPLGVLATYLLEPSSDDGFVDWNVLDPWANEHTFPVVRIVQPVQARLRPTP
- a CDS encoding RNA polymerase sigma factor, giving the protein MDRSSDAQIVERVLRGEAELYAELVERYRDRYARYALHMLGNREDAEEALQDAFTRAYRSLARCEDPERFGAWLFRILVNRCRTVGARRGRRSRTFVSDDLALHEAAEEHPAERSAWREEIERALSQLRPEQREAFLLKYVEELGYDEMSRLTGAGVSALKMRVMRACDRLRELLSDVRSDREVREERGRPEVNDARQA
- a CDS encoding isoamylase early set domain-containing protein, giving the protein MMRGKPENWIQRVVAELRQPARFDEEFDRRVMTAIRAMPRHRYRAWTRALRPRTITVSPLVSGIAAALLLALTLSVGHAIGTLRASRAAGSRLDVSVDRSGSSHVTPRRAVQFVLVAPTARKVQVVGDFNDWDTTHPEFSAQHRGGGVWSVTAAVPEGHHRYSFVVDDSLWVADPTAPRALDDDFGVPNSALVVGGGDLTR
- a CDS encoding proline dehydrogenase family protein; translation: MLRSALLYLSNQPRVFRFVRNNGLAKRFANRFVAGETLDTALDAIRVLNSRGIRASLDLLGESVTNEREARGTRDAYLDILSRIHAQRLDANVSVKLTAMGLDISEDLCVSHMHEVLARAQECGSFVRVDMESTEYTDRTLHLFEHRLYPHYRNHVGIVLQSYLYRTFTDTEYAIKLGCRARLCKGAYKEPATVAYPDKTDVDTNYVKCMHALLRHGNFPGIATHDPAIINEAKRFARENDVAANRFEFQMLYGVRRDLQERLVREGYGMRVYVPFGTQWYPYLMRRLAERPANVAFITGNVLREMLHRGNHRDTA